aaaccaaaacacGAACCACATAAAGTACTCTTGATTGAGTATAATAAATTAACCActcgttataacattgggccgggttgggtaaactCACTAATTTCCAGGTTGGATTAAGTTGGGTAGTGGGATACCCGAATTATTTTTCCACTTTTTTGGATTAGATTAGATCGATTTGACCGAATTTATCCAATCCATGTATACCCCTAAACACGACCCTTTACTCTaatttttttcaccaaaaaattaaataaaaaaaaaatcaaatcaaataccACGTACTATGTAATTGGAAAAAAACATGGTGTTATTTTCTCCATCAAATATCCACCTCTATTTATTCCagtagtatttttattatttttgacaaagTCTATAGTGTGATTGTACACTCCGAATCACACCCCACAAATTTGATCactcttttctctttctttgtctctctttttttttcacttaCACATACCCAAAATTTCATCGATTTCACAACAACTTTTCATTATTCCTTCTTCACAACCAAACCCTAACCATGACGATCAACAAACTCCTCACCCTAGTCCGCCGCTCCACCCAGCGGCGGACTCCCATCCTCTCCACAATCCGATCCCCATCCTTTTCCACCTCCGCCGCCGCACCAGTAACCCGATCTCCACCTTCCTCACCACCTTCCCCACCACCTCCCAACGTCATGATGTACGATCGTTTAGCTGAATCCGTTAAAGCTAAACTCCAACGATTAGAAAATCCAGATCCACGTTTTCTCAAATACGGTTCACCGAAACCCGAAATCCGTGACCATACACAAATCCTCTCCGCTCCTGAAACGCGTGTAACTACTCTCCCTAATGGACTCCGTGTTGCCACGGAATCTAGTCTCGGTTCCAGAACGGCGACGGTTGGTGTTTGGATCGATGCTGGATCGAGATTTGAGACGGAAGAGACTAATGGAACGGCTCATTTTTTGGAGCATATGATTTTTAAGGGAACTGATCGACGTACCGCGAGAGAACTCGAAGAGCAGATTGAGAATATGGGTGGACATCTTAATGCTTATACTTCGAGGGAGCAGACTACTTATTATGCTAAAGTTTCGCAGAATGATGTACCTAAAGCACTTGATATTCTGGCTGATATTCTTCAGAATTCGAAATTTGATGAGAATCGGATTAGTCGCGAACGTGATGTTATTCTTAGGGAAATGGAAGAGGTATTGTTGGCTTTTATTGGTATTCAATTCAATGCATGGAATTTAAATTGTCTGTTTTTGTGTTTGTATgattcattaaatatttttgataAAGATTTGGTTTTGAGTGTTTGGTGGGAATTTAAATTGTTGGCTAGAATTTCAcacttaaggtgaataagtggagtgtcggGGTTGAAACTCTGGCTAATAGGTTTAATTATGGATCGTCATGTGTTATGTGTTTGGTGGAGATTTTTTCACCCCAAAAGCAATTTGGGAGTACACATCCgtaaaaaatctgatttttccATACCAACGTGTTTTACTGGATTCATGTGCAGTTTTTAAGAAACCTAGGGTGGGTTAAGTTGCTCCCATGTGTTGATCTTTGAGCACAATAGTAtgcattttcattattttttgtaCCTTTTATGATATGGATGTGTAGGAGTTGGGGTATTGGATGGTAGGGGTTTGATCGTCTCCTATCCCATCAATTCAATTGTGTGTTTTTGTGCTTGTATGATTCAATTTAATAACATGTTTGATAAAGATTTTGTTTTGAGTTTTTGGTGGGAATTTGATGAGAATAGCTGAcaggtttttttttgtcaagttgcTTAATGGCTAGAATTCcacccttaaggtgaataagtggagtgtatGGGGTGGGAACTCcggctcctgcatatataatgcagtATCAAATAGCTGACAGGTTTAATTATGTGTTTTGTGTATTGAGGATTGAGGAAGGAACTTTTCCCAccccaaaatcaatttttacacATCCgtaaaaaaatctgattttttcATACCAATGCATTTTTCTGGAATCATGTGCAGTTTAAAAAACCTAGGGTGGATTAAGTTGCTCTCACGTGTTGATTGTTTAGTACTATAGTAtgcattttcattattttttgtaCATTTTTTGATTTGGATGTGTAGGAGTTGGAGTATTGGAGGGTAGGGGTTTGATCGTCTCCTACCCCACTAATATTTGTTGAATAGATGGTTTAGATTATTGTCCTTGGAGTTTGGTCGAATGTGGAATTGGAAAAACATATGTATAATTAGAGAAGCATTGTTGTAAACAATAGTTCAAAATTCACAAGTATAGTCCTATTCCTATTCCTATAGTTAAAGGTAGAGAGGACCAAGGGAAAAACTTGAAAAGGGATTCAGAGACCTGAAATAGGGATTAAAGTAGGACTTTGAATTTCATGATATTCTATTCCTTACCattctaaaaaattattaattaaatagtttactttgaatgaaaatttgttatttttgttatttttgaaaatttgaaaatgtgtttgttatttttgtaatttttatgcaGCTTCCTAGTTTCTCTTCTTTGGTTCTcattctttttccttttgtaGGTTGAGGGTCAAACCGAGGAAGTGATCTTCGACCACCTACACGCAACTGCTTTCCAGTACACTCCCCTTGGCAGAACCATTTTGGGACCTGCTCAGAACATCAAGACAATCACCAAAGCTCATTTGCAGGACTACATTCAGACGCATTACACTGCTCCCAGGATGGTATGTAGATAGTTGATGCGGTTGTGTCTTATGTCAGTTATGTGTGTTGTTGCTGATGTGTGCAGTCCATAACTGTGAAAGCACATTATTTTTGTAACTTGTACCCAGTATatagattttcttttaatatctAAATTTGGAAGTTGGCCTGATGTTTGTTTTCTGCGTGTGTCTGCTTTTCAAGGTGATTGCTGCATCTGGAGCTGTAAAGCATGAAGCTTTTGTTGAGGAAGTGAAAAAATTGTTTACTAAGTTGTCAACTAATCCCTCCACAGCATCTCAGTTGGTCGAAAAAGAACCAGCAGTTTTCACTGGTTCTGAGGTAAGAATATTAATATTGAGCACATTTGAACCTGTTGTTATAGTTAGTTAATTTATTAACTATGTTCACCTACGTGTTTTGAAAACAGGTTCGAATTCTTGATGATGATATTCCCCTTGCACAATTTGCAGTAGCTTTTGAAGGTGCTTCTTGGAAGGATCCAGATTCAATTGCTCTGATGGTTATGCAAGCAATGCTGGGTTCATGGAACAAGACAGCTGGAGGTGGAAAACACATGGGGTATGCAACTTGAGAACTTTCCTCCCACAACCCCCAAAGTAAAATACCCCTAACGATACATGcctaattatttaaattttaactgtGAACAGTTCTGACCTAGCACAACGAGTTGGCATCAATGAAGTGGCAGAAAGTATGATGGCTTTCAACACCAATTACAAGGACACAGGTCTTTTTGGTGTTTATGCTGTTGCTAAGGTAAGCCCTGATGTAGTTTTCTTCTGGAGTATTTTCTAAACTATTTAGCGCATTAGTACTTAATGTCTTAAGCTTTTATGCAAACACGAGAAGAAATCATGGATTGTCTGCTCCCACCAAATGAACATCTTTCCCCTCTTGTAGTTTTTCATAGATATATGGTGAAATTATATTCTAGGTCTGTTTGATTAAATTTGTCAATAGGCCttatctttgaaatttttaattgaagtttttaataaaatcctaaactaatccttattttgttaaattatatacaaatttatttgaaaacttAAATAACCTATAATGATCTACTGAAAGATAACTTCACTGAAATTGTTAAATAACCTATAATGATCCAACCTTTTAGATGTATGTGTATTTTAGTTAAAGTCAACAACATTTGGTTTGTGATTAGAGCTAAAAATTCTTAGAAGTATAACTAGACAAGGGCTCCTTTAAAAACTTTTAAACTAAACACAATTAAACTTAAATTCAATGAAATTATAAGGACTTACAATGCAATTTAAGCCGAATAGAATTCCATTTTgctcaatttctttttcttttattgtcattaattttgaaaatataatggTTAAAATAGTGTCGTTCTTTTCAACATGTGGTGGATTAATTAATAGTTTGATGGTTGTGAAAGCATTATTCTTAGGTTGTGTTGAAGATACAATGTTGTATGCATGCTCTAGCTCTGCTAGATTATTTATTTGcctttttaatcatatattttccCCTTATTATTTTGTACTTTCAGCCGGATTGCTTAGATGATTTATCCTATGCAATAATGTATGAGACAACCAAGTTGGCTTATCAGGTTTCAGAGGATGATGTTACACGTGCTCGTAATCAGGTATGCTTCTACTTGATGTAATGATTTCCTGTCTTGCTAAATGAACGTGACAACGGATTTTTGCTTATGCTTTATATTAAGAAGCTTTGGCTGTATTCATTGTCCAAAATGAAACCAGAGTTAAATTTGTTTTGACTCGTGATTAGTTTAGTTTTTTTGCAATGATGCCCATGATTAGTTTAGCAGATTACAATACCTGTAATTGTACTTCGATGAACTTATATATAACCTGTATTCTTTACCCCGTCAATCTAATTCTTTGAGATAGTTACTAGTTTCTTTGAGATATGAACTTATGTGTAGACACATTCAAATTTCACCTTTGTGGTGTTTCTTTAGGAGGGATATGTATAACAGCATTGAACTTACATGAGTTGGTAATTATATTGAATATAAGCAACTAAGTCACGGTTAGCGATTATGTTTGTGACCTTgcagtttaatttttataatcatCACAATCAGTTCAAGATACTGGATTAATAGTTTGTTCGATTTGACCTAATATACAATTATACCTACAATTATACCTGATTCATAGCTTATTGATATATGTTGATGAATCCGGAAAAGGTGTAAAATGGGAATGTGCCATAACATATTCTCTCGTTGCCACTGTCATTCCATTTTTCATGTCATAGTTTGTACCTGCTCTTATTGctatatattcatttttaaatgtttttatttacAGTTAAAATCTTCGCTTCTGCTTCACATTGACGGAACCAGCCCTGTAGCTGAAGATATTGGACGTCAGGTACCATAgaccttacttttttttttgaaattaccATAGACCTTACATTACATCCCACACATAAAGAAAATTGGGATATGCAAGAAAGCTTGTTACCTCATTCTTCTGTACTAGTATTTCACAATGACTTTAGGCTGATTTTTAATAAATGATATCTCAATAATGAAGAAGTGACTAGTTAATTAACTGAAACTCTTAGACAATTAAACTTTTATATGATATTAGCGTTGTTACTTTGTGGATGTACGCTCTGATACCATTTAATATTTCATACTTATTTGTGCACGTTTCAGCTACTCACATATGGTCGAAGAATCCCATTTGCTGAATTGTTTGCAAGAATTGACGCTGTTGATGCCAGTACAATTAAACGTGTTGCTAACCGATTTATTTATGACAaggtaataaaataataattgaaatatatcTTAGTAGTTGTGGCACACCAATCTTATTCAGCACTTGTGGTATATCATGTCTGTGTTGCAGGATGTTGCTATTGCTGCCATGGGACCTATTCAACATTTACGTGATTACAACTGGTTCAGACGCAGAACCTACTGGAACCGTTATTAGTTCATCTTAGTTTTCTGCTTAATTTAAACTTTATGGAAGGTCTGGCATAATGTTTTGTCCAAAATTTACTCCCTATATTGCCTCTGGATGGCTGCTTAGGCCgtcaaattttcatttatttgttaTAGGCCTCTGtttttgtaatatttatgcaataATAAATATGCTGTCATCAATGGTGTAAATGGCATCATTTCATACTGCCATAATTCTTGTTTGAGAATGTATTGCATTGCCTTAAAGTTGCTTGGTTTCTCTCgaattacattttatttttattttccccCGTCAATAGGTTTGTATTGTGTTTTGTTTTCATAGTTTTCCAATTTTTTGCTTAAGGTTGGTACTTAATAAATGCTTTTACATAGTTTTCCAATTTTTTGCTACTCTCGATATATGAAAAATCATAAGCATTATAAAGCCAACACTGTTTTATTAATCTTACCTATGTCATGACCTTTCTATTTTCTTCTAACACCATCTCCTATGTTTCTATTTTCTTCAATAGATTTTCAAAGTGACGGactcttaattatatatatgagcTTCCAAAGCCTCTCACATCTTAAAACACACACCCTTCATCACTCTGCAAACTGAGGCCGGTGAACGGCGAACTTGCTAACATAACCGCCGGAAGACACCATTCTCCATTTGCGTCACAGAACTAGCATCAATGGCAGATTGGTCTGAGCTTCCAAGCGAACTTGTGCAACAAATATGCCAAAAACTCAATAGTGAACTTTACCTTCTTCGCTTTCGTTCCGTTTGTTCGTCATGGCGCCGATCTTCTTTCGTCCCAAATTGCCATCACAACCACTTACCCTCCAAGCTTCCACATTTTCCCGACGAAATCGAATATATTCGCAGCCTCCCCAAACAACAAAATACCTTTGTCATGAAACCACATTATTCATGGCGGCAATCTTGTGGCCCATACTGCCATCACAACCACTCTCCCTTGAAGATGCCGCAATTCCCAGACCCCTATGATCGCCGTCACTTCAAACAAAACATCTTTCTCATCAAACCACCTGCAACCATAACCCAACAACAAACTCTTCGCCCTTGGTTGATCAGAATCGGTCCAGATGTATACGGCAAAACCCAAATATGGCACCCCTTCGACGTTCGCCTAAGATATCCTTTGTTTTTTGCTCCTTGCCATTTCGTTCATCATCTTATCGACTTCAATCAACTCCCGGTCATTGATATTGGACAAATGTTCTACATCTACGGCCCGAAAATTCATATTGGAAAGGTCGTTGTTGCGACGTGTGAGATGGGACAACCTCTTGCCCTTCTCACATATGACAGGTTTGACGTGCCCACGATTTTCCAATGCGAGGACAATTCTTGGAGGAGTATCCCCACCATGCTCGGGTTCTCGTGGGGAAACATATGCCTTTTCAAAGGGCAGCCTTGTGTGGCAGACAAAAACGGTCGCACTTTGATGATTCGAGAGAATTTTAACGTCCTCTTGTTGGCCAACCCGGTATTTGGTGGCAATGTGAAATTCTTGGTGGAGAGTGAATGCGATTTGTTGTTAGTGGATTGTTATGGAATTGATAGTAGTGCTTATGATAAGGATATAAGGTTTGATGTATTCAGGCTTGATGAGAAAGAGAAGAAGTGGGTCAAGTTGACCACTTTAGGTGACAGGTTCTGTTTGTGGATGAAGAATGTTCATTCTCTGCTTCAGCTTCAGATTTACATGTTGCAAATGGAAACTGTATCATATATAGTAAGAATTCTAACTTCAAGAGTCTTAATGATATACATTCTAGAATGCGTATTTTTCACTTGGATCAAGGTCAGGTTTCACGTTTGTCTGATTATCCCGATTACATCAAGTTATTCTGGCCACCTCCAAAGTGGATCCTCGGGCTGCATAACTCGGGTATGTTCTCTTGCATTAGATTGGATAAACTTTTCAACTTGTACTTATGGAAAGACTAGTATGAATATTGAAATGATCTTGAATACTGACCTAGTTTTTCTAACTAATGCCATCTTGGGTAGGTTGATAAATTTGTATTTGgaattcaattttcttttggAAGCTCCTTAATTTAACCTTTTCATATACAGCTAAAATTATAGTTGTCAAATTACTGTTAAATGAGGAAGCTTATAATAAAGTTAAATGAAGGAACTTATAAGCATAACATAtatgaaaaagttaaattaactTAGCATAATAACAATGTGATAcgaatatatgatatatgttatATGACACCCTATGTTCAATTATACTGTTGCTGCACCTGTAGATGAATTTGATGTTCCTGAAGAAAGTGACAATGAAAGAACAAGTGATGATGGATCTGATATTGGaagtgaagatgatgatgattattgaGGAGgcaatgaaagatgaaagtgttGATATTATGAGGGATCATCCAGAACGTTGGTGCGTTCGTCATATTATGTATTATCCGgctttaaatattttatgttttggaCTTGTGGTTTTCATATGTTTAAGATTTGAGACTTGATTGTTAGATGTTTAAGATGCGAACTTATGCACTATATATGGTTTCAAATTTCTGATAGAATTGGAATTTACAGGTATTTGAGAGAGTATATACTGAACAAATACATATTCTAATACTAGTTGTAACAATGTGGGTTGAATTATCTTTTTTCTTGTTACTTTTGCTGCAGCATATATGTTTAGCAATAGAAGTTGTGTGTTTTATGTGAAGTTGTTCAAAGTAGTTGGAGCATTGGAAGTGTCAAATGCTATGTAATGCAGCAAGCcctcaaagtttttttttaactactCACACACACGACACGGAAGTAATAAATCTCGAATTTGAATTCtagtatttttaataatatcttTCTTATTTCTAACTAGAGTTTAACCTGTGCGATGCATGGTTTTTAGAGTTATTATTTGTCGATAtccttaaatatattatatagaaCGTGGCTCTGAGTTTATTGGATATATAAGGCGATTAGTAATTGTCCAAATAACGTTAATTAGTAAATGTTGTTCTAAGCCATTAAGAAAAAGTTGTGTGCATTAAAAATTCACACTGCTCCAAACAAAAATTGTCTAaattatagaagaaaaaattgtgacAACCAAACTATGTGCTTGCTATAATTATCAGTGGTGGAGCCAGGAAAAATAATTCGGATGGGccactaaattttttatttgttttgaaagGAAACCATGTAAATGCAAGAAATATtcaattattgttgaactactGAAGTTGATAAACAACGTATCACAAGTAGTACAAGTTGAAATACTGAAAGTAGTATCAGATCATAAAAATATAGCTACTCAAAATAGGACAAATATTGAATTACTAAAATTGAAATTGGCCTATGGAAGGAATTGAAAGTTTGAAGGTGAAcgatgaagagaaagaagatgaagaatagTTTGAACAATTGCATAACTACTATCAGTCACATTCCCATTCTGTTTTTCCTTCATCTGCAAGAACGTTTCTGTTAAGCTGCATCCCTCAAAACATGCTACTACTATTTTTCATCCCTCTAAACTTGTCAACGCAATCATTTTTTCATCCTTGTTAGTGTAGTTTCAACCTCATATATCAGTCACATAAACAGACTAATAGGTCACGTCAGGTTTTCAAAAGGCTAGACTCAAGCTTAAAAATTAAGCCTATGACAGGCCACATGCTAAGCTCAGACCTTCAATTTTTCGACAAGGCAGGCTCAGGATGTTCCAAGTTGTGTGCCTAGGTTCAATGAGACTGATGCGATTGCTTGGAAAAACTACTGCAGGTCCattctaacaaaaaaattgtattttccaGCAAGAATTTTTGAGGCAGATGTTACCACATGCTATGCAAAGTGGTGGAAGCAATCCATATTGGGGTGTGGTGGTTATTTTGTTTAGAATATTGTGCGGAAGAAGAGAAGTCCAGGTTCAAGAAAACATAAACTTAGTAGTAGGAAGCAATCTGCTATGCTTGTGTTACAAGTTAAGCTATGACAAGAATGTTAAAAAGGAAGACCAAATGAAACATAAACTTTTAGAATATTAATGTTGGTGCATTGTTTCATTGATATATAGTAATTAGTAGTAGTTGAATAAATGTGAAGGGACTAAACTTTAGGCTATTATGCAGATCATGGCAACTTTGAAGTCGTCAATGATGATACGATCGTTTAGCTGAATCCGTCAAAGCTAAACTCCAACGATTTGAAAATCCAGATCCACGTTTTCTCAAATACGGTTAACCAAAACCTGAAATCCGTGACCATACACAAATCCTCTCTGCTCCTGAAACGCGTGTAACTACTCTCCCTAATGGACTCCGTGTTGCCACGGAATCTAGTCTCAGTTCCAGAACGGCGACGGTTGGTGTTTGGATCGATGCTGGATCAGGATTTGAGACGGAAGAGACTAatgcagtggcggagccaggaccCTGGCTCAGGGGGtgcaaatttttaaaatttataactattatattttaacaCCTTTCATTTCCTTGgtaaaaaattctcttttattCATTATCGACGATTAGAAGACGATCCCTTATACAACATTTTTTCCATATTAAAAACCAATGATTTATTAGTCTAATTGATTAATTAGTTTAGTAAACAAGTTTGAAGACttaaaattcattcaaatacCAGTGTcatcatttttgtaatttaaacATTAATATAGAATAGGATTATAGGACTACCGACACAGAAAGTAATGCAGCCACTTAAATCAAATAGTCAAGTATGAAATGAGAAAAACCGAACGTGTCAAACTGTGGCTGTGGGTGCAGGGTGCAAAAGCAAAAGATCAGGGTGTGCAAGCCTAGTTTTCAATAGGATAGTAGGTGTATTTGCTAAGAAGTCAGGGTGTGCATATGCACCCTCTGGTGTATATGTAGCACCGCCCCTGGACTAATGGAACGGCTCATTTTTTGGAGCATATGATTTTTAAGGGTACGTACCAGATCTCGAAGAGGAGATTGAGAATATGAGTGGACATCTTAATGCTTATACTTCGAGGGAACAAACTACTTATTATGCTAAAGTTTCGCAGAATGATGTACCTGATGCACTTGATATTCTGGCTGATATTCTTCAGAATTCGAAATTTGATGAGAATCGGATTAGTCGCGAACGCGATGTTATTCTTAGGGAAATGGAAGAGGTATTGTTGGCTTTTATTGGTATTCAATTCAATACATGGAATTtaaattgtgtgtttttttgtttgtttgattcaaTTTAACATGTTtgataaagatttttttttgagtgTTTGGTGGGAATTTGATGAGAATAgcttatatgtttttttttttttgtcaagtaggcTAATGGCTAGAATTTCACCCATAAGTGGAGTGTCAGGGTTGAAACTCTGGCTTCTGCATATATAATTCGATATGCAATGCCTAATaggtttaattaattatgtgttGTTTGTATTGAGGATTGAGGAAGGAGCTTTTCCCACCCCAAAAGCAATTTGGTAGTACACATCagtaaaaaatctgatttttccATAGCAACGTGTTTTTCTGGATTCATGTGCAGTTTTTAAGAAAcctagggtgtgtttggtaagtccaataaactagcttatagcttattggactagcttataagcttgtttgaaaaaaataaaagtgtttggtaaaaagcttttttcacgagcttatagctttttttgagatgctatttcaagtagcgtttgagcttatagcttatagctttttacagttttttccatttttaacctttaatttaattttattattttttataaaataaaaaactacccactaaaaaaaactacccactacatataaatgtcctttcatgtctttttatatttttcaatcatttaaaaagctaattttaccaaacactttaatttcaatcagctagcttttcagctatcagctataagctagcttttcagctatcagctagcttatcagctataagctagcttatagcttaactttaccaaacagagccctAGGGTGGGTTAAGTACTTAAGTTGCTCCCATGTGTTAATTTTTGAGCACAATAGTAtgcattttcattattttttgtaCCTTTTATGATTTGGATGTGTAGAAGTCGGAGTATTGGAGGTTAGTGGTTTGATTGTCTCCTACTCCGCTAATATTTGTTGAATAGATGGTTTGGATTATTGTCCTTGGAGTTTGGTCGAATGTGGAATTGGAAAAACATATGTATAACTAGAGAAGCATTGGTGTAAACAATAGTTCAAAATTCACAAGTATAGTCCTATTCCTATTCCTATTCCTATTCCTATTCCTATAGTTAAAGGTAGAGAGGACCAAGGGGAAACCTTGAAAAGGGATTCAGAGACCCGAAATAGGGATTATAGTAGGACTTTGAGTTTCATGATATTCTATT
This genomic interval from Trifolium pratense cultivar HEN17-A07 linkage group LG6, ARS_RC_1.1, whole genome shotgun sequence contains the following:
- the LOC123887996 gene encoding probable mitochondrial-processing peptidase subunit beta, mitochondrial, translated to MTINKLLTLVRRSTQRRTPILSTIRSPSFSTSAAAPVTRSPPSSPPSPPPPNVMMYDRLAESVKAKLQRLENPDPRFLKYGSPKPEIRDHTQILSAPETRVTTLPNGLRVATESSLGSRTATVGVWIDAGSRFETEETNGTAHFLEHMIFKGTDRRTARELEEQIENMGGHLNAYTSREQTTYYAKVSQNDVPKALDILADILQNSKFDENRISRERDVILREMEEVEGQTEEVIFDHLHATAFQYTPLGRTILGPAQNIKTITKAHLQDYIQTHYTAPRMVIAASGAVKHEAFVEEVKKLFTKLSTNPSTASQLVEKEPAVFTGSEVRILDDDIPLAQFAVAFEGASWKDPDSIALMVMQAMLGSWNKTAGGGKHMGSDLAQRVGINEVAESMMAFNTNYKDTGLFGVYAVAKPDCLDDLSYAIMYETTKLAYQVSEDDVTRARNQLKSSLLLHIDGTSPVAEDIGRQLLTYGRRIPFAELFARIDAVDASTIKRVANRFIYDKDVAIAAMGPIQHLRDYNWFRRRTYWNRY